In the genome of Quercus robur chromosome 3, dhQueRobu3.1, whole genome shotgun sequence, one region contains:
- the LOC126717834 gene encoding protein ACCUMULATION AND REPLICATION OF CHLOROPLASTS 3, chloroplastic isoform X1: MPIAVELPVFTSVRPLSRPSSLSSPHSPNPFFFFFHNKTFTKSNLRLKRSSTSRNSNSKQFLRISMSSEKKECVGEVNVGDDIWGDSEFVEVIGIGSRKDAVLDFCLDSPFKSSSMRFWNILMKDSMKVQLQQRVLRKDLTPRIVEAPLSVQSVPKPIILVASAGDEFDHVTAVDILRTIKSANGFTVVIILKPFSFEGQRRQDEVKRLVGKLQEHTNLFIDVDTDMLLRKDLVTLDEAVKTANNAVLLAINAISVLVSERHRKFIDVSHGDVKEVQVSELTKILQSYNEAKVGFGAGYDAKTSILQSLYDCPFLGVGVKDLNGMVICILASSETVNNSDIHAFLCTFRQITEYTQSIILSVIHEPNLEPNLLVTTVLIVGDTGQQSSQKNSSILSTLAQHFPFVFDLLRKHHPQFNDIQGKHLRVNASCEGINSGLTHERGNGIDENSTAEDLQTVLSRDDNELYASRNYNSESEQSEVGLAETSTKSFRFYNAITEGTPAFQREPLVSWNLGPAYQIAEEWAKERATDTGTAPIIDDLSIFHLPVGVRPSNELRDNVNISLTTQNPNPETDDDVKARPTVYPSVSSWSALTDAGFEVVKDFYNSAFTLFNGKYVDVPKKQGVVSVRAASMLEAERDSPKKWSPIVEIQYRGGIYRGRCQGGLPEGKGRLVLGDGSIYDGTWRNGKKSGLGTFYFSNGDVFQGSWREDVMHGKGWFYFHTGDRWFANFWKGKANGEGRFYSKSGDVFFGHFQDGWRHGHFLCIDVDGTRSLEIWDQGVLVSRKQLDSDTDVK; encoded by the exons ATGCCCATTGCGGTAGAGCTACCCGTATTCACCAGTGTCCGACCGCTATCTCGGCCCTCCTCATTGTCCTCCCCTCATTCTCCAaatcctttcttcttcttcttccataaTAAAACCTTCACGAAATCTAACCTAAGATTGAAGCGCAGCAGCACAAGTAGAAACAGCAATTCGAAGCAGTTTCTTCGAATTTCAATGAGTTCGGAGAAAAAAGAGTGTGTAGGTGAAGTGAATGTTGGGGATGATATATGGGGAGATTCTGAGTTTGTTGAGGTCATTGGCATTGGCAGTAGGAAGGACGCggttcttgatttttgtttggACTCGCCTTTCAAGTCGTCGTCCATGCGGTTTTG GAATATTCTCATGAAAGATTCAATGAAGGTGCAATTACAACAAAGGGTCCTACGAAAAG ATCTTACTCCAAGAATTGTTGAAGCTCCACTATCTGTACAATCAGTTCCAAAACCTATTATTCTT GTTGCTAGTGCAGGGGATGAATTTGATCATGTTACAGCAGTTGATATTCTGAGGACGATAAAATCTGCAAATGGATTTACCGTTGTTATTATTTTGAAGCCATTCAGCTTTGAAGGGCAGAGGCGCCAAGATGAG GTTAAACGTTTGGTAGGAAAGCTTCAGGAACATACAAATTTGTTTATTG ATGTTGACACTGACATGCTACTCAGAAAGGATTTGGTTACTCTGGATGAGGCTGTAAAGACTGCAAATAATGCTGTTCTATTGGCTATTAATGCCATATCTGTTCTTGTATCT GAGAGACACAGAAAATTTATTGATGTATCACACGGTGATGTGAAGGAAGTCCAAGTTTCAGAACTTACTAAA ATTCTGCAAAGCTATAACGAAGCAAAAGTTGGATTTGGAGCTGGTTACGATGCCAAAACTTCAATTTTACAATCTCTGTATGACTGTCCCTTCCTTGGTGTTGGTGTAAAG GACTTGAATGGCATGGTTATATGCATCCTTGCAAGTTCAGAGACTGTCAACAACAGTGATATACATGCCTTTCTGTGTACTTTCCGTCAAATTACAGAATACACACAAAGCATTATTTTATCTGTTATTCACGAGCCTAATCTGGAGCCCAACCTGCTAGTAACAACAGTTCTTATAGTAGG TGATACTGGGCAACAGTCTTCTCAGAAAAACAGCAGCATATTGTCTACACTGGCCCAGcatttcccttttgtttttgatcttctAAGGAAACACCACCCGCAGTTCAATGACATTCAGGGAAAACATTTACGTGTAAATGCAAGTTGTGAAGGGATAAATTCAGGACTGACTCATGAGAGAGGAAATGGGATTGATGAAAACAGTACAGCTGAAGATTTACAGACAGTCTTGAGCAGAGATGACAATGAGTTATATGCTTCAAG GAATTATAATAGTGAATCTGAACAAAGTGAGGTTGGATTAGCGGAAACCAGTACCAAGTCTTTCAGATTTTACAACGCAATTACTGAAG GAACTCCTGCTTTCCAGAGGGAGCCACTAGTTAGTTGGAACTTGGGGCCTGCATATCAGATTGCAGAGGAGTGGGCTAAAGAAAGAGCTACTGACACTGGAACTGCTCCAATAATTGATGACCTGAGCATCTTCCACCTTCCAGTTGGAGTACGACCTTCAAATGAGTTGAGAGACAATGTTAATATCTCACTTAcaacacaaaacccaaatccagaAACTGATGATGATGTGAAAGCACGACCAACTGTTTATCCAAGCGTTTCTTCTTGGAGTGCATTGACTGATGCAGGCTTTGAAGTAGTGAAGGACTTTTATAATAGTGCATTTACTCTATTTAATGGAAAATATGTTGATGTCCCTAAGAAGCAAGGAGTTGTCTCTGTTCGTGCAGCATCTATGTTG GAAGCAGAAAGAGATTCACCAAAAAAGTGGAGTCCTATTGTAGAGATACAATACAGAGGAGGGATTTACAGGGGGCGATGCCAAGGGGGTCTTCCTGAAGGAAAG GGCCGTCTGGTTCTTGGAGATGGAAGCATATATGATGGGACGTGGCGCAATGGTAAGAAATCAGGTCTGGGTACATTCTACTTCAGTAATGGGGATGTGTTCCAAGGATCATGGAGGGAAGATGTTATGCATGGCAag GGTTGGTTTTATTTTCACACTGGGGATCGCTGGTTTGCTAACTTTTGGAAGGGAAAGGCCAATGGTGAAGGTCGTTTCTATTCGAAGTCTGGTGATGTCTTTTTTGGCCATTTTCAAGATGGATGGCGGCATGGCCACTTTCTTTGTATTGATGTCGATGGGACAAG GTCTCTTGAGATTTGGGATCAAGGTGTTCTTGTAAGTCGTAAGCAATTGGACTCTGATACTGATgtcaaataa
- the LOC126717834 gene encoding protein ACCUMULATION AND REPLICATION OF CHLOROPLASTS 3, chloroplastic isoform X2, translated as MPIAVELPVFTSVRPLSRPSSLSSPHSPNPFFFFFHNKTFTKSNLRLKRSSTSRNSNSKQFLRISMSSEKKECVGEVNVGDDIWGDSEFVEVIGIGSRKDAVLDFCLDSPFKSSSMRFWNILMKDSMKVQLQQRVLRKDLTPRIVEAPLSVASAGDEFDHVTAVDILRTIKSANGFTVVIILKPFSFEGQRRQDEVKRLVGKLQEHTNLFIDVDTDMLLRKDLVTLDEAVKTANNAVLLAINAISVLVSERHRKFIDVSHGDVKEVQVSELTKILQSYNEAKVGFGAGYDAKTSILQSLYDCPFLGVGVKDLNGMVICILASSETVNNSDIHAFLCTFRQITEYTQSIILSVIHEPNLEPNLLVTTVLIVGDTGQQSSQKNSSILSTLAQHFPFVFDLLRKHHPQFNDIQGKHLRVNASCEGINSGLTHERGNGIDENSTAEDLQTVLSRDDNELYASRNYNSESEQSEVGLAETSTKSFRFYNAITEGTPAFQREPLVSWNLGPAYQIAEEWAKERATDTGTAPIIDDLSIFHLPVGVRPSNELRDNVNISLTTQNPNPETDDDVKARPTVYPSVSSWSALTDAGFEVVKDFYNSAFTLFNGKYVDVPKKQGVVSVRAASMLEAERDSPKKWSPIVEIQYRGGIYRGRCQGGLPEGKGRLVLGDGSIYDGTWRNGKKSGLGTFYFSNGDVFQGSWREDVMHGKGWFYFHTGDRWFANFWKGKANGEGRFYSKSGDVFFGHFQDGWRHGHFLCIDVDGTRSLEIWDQGVLVSRKQLDSDTDVK; from the exons ATGCCCATTGCGGTAGAGCTACCCGTATTCACCAGTGTCCGACCGCTATCTCGGCCCTCCTCATTGTCCTCCCCTCATTCTCCAaatcctttcttcttcttcttccataaTAAAACCTTCACGAAATCTAACCTAAGATTGAAGCGCAGCAGCACAAGTAGAAACAGCAATTCGAAGCAGTTTCTTCGAATTTCAATGAGTTCGGAGAAAAAAGAGTGTGTAGGTGAAGTGAATGTTGGGGATGATATATGGGGAGATTCTGAGTTTGTTGAGGTCATTGGCATTGGCAGTAGGAAGGACGCggttcttgatttttgtttggACTCGCCTTTCAAGTCGTCGTCCATGCGGTTTTG GAATATTCTCATGAAAGATTCAATGAAGGTGCAATTACAACAAAGGGTCCTACGAAAAG ATCTTACTCCAAGAATTGTTGAAGCTCCACTATCT GTTGCTAGTGCAGGGGATGAATTTGATCATGTTACAGCAGTTGATATTCTGAGGACGATAAAATCTGCAAATGGATTTACCGTTGTTATTATTTTGAAGCCATTCAGCTTTGAAGGGCAGAGGCGCCAAGATGAG GTTAAACGTTTGGTAGGAAAGCTTCAGGAACATACAAATTTGTTTATTG ATGTTGACACTGACATGCTACTCAGAAAGGATTTGGTTACTCTGGATGAGGCTGTAAAGACTGCAAATAATGCTGTTCTATTGGCTATTAATGCCATATCTGTTCTTGTATCT GAGAGACACAGAAAATTTATTGATGTATCACACGGTGATGTGAAGGAAGTCCAAGTTTCAGAACTTACTAAA ATTCTGCAAAGCTATAACGAAGCAAAAGTTGGATTTGGAGCTGGTTACGATGCCAAAACTTCAATTTTACAATCTCTGTATGACTGTCCCTTCCTTGGTGTTGGTGTAAAG GACTTGAATGGCATGGTTATATGCATCCTTGCAAGTTCAGAGACTGTCAACAACAGTGATATACATGCCTTTCTGTGTACTTTCCGTCAAATTACAGAATACACACAAAGCATTATTTTATCTGTTATTCACGAGCCTAATCTGGAGCCCAACCTGCTAGTAACAACAGTTCTTATAGTAGG TGATACTGGGCAACAGTCTTCTCAGAAAAACAGCAGCATATTGTCTACACTGGCCCAGcatttcccttttgtttttgatcttctAAGGAAACACCACCCGCAGTTCAATGACATTCAGGGAAAACATTTACGTGTAAATGCAAGTTGTGAAGGGATAAATTCAGGACTGACTCATGAGAGAGGAAATGGGATTGATGAAAACAGTACAGCTGAAGATTTACAGACAGTCTTGAGCAGAGATGACAATGAGTTATATGCTTCAAG GAATTATAATAGTGAATCTGAACAAAGTGAGGTTGGATTAGCGGAAACCAGTACCAAGTCTTTCAGATTTTACAACGCAATTACTGAAG GAACTCCTGCTTTCCAGAGGGAGCCACTAGTTAGTTGGAACTTGGGGCCTGCATATCAGATTGCAGAGGAGTGGGCTAAAGAAAGAGCTACTGACACTGGAACTGCTCCAATAATTGATGACCTGAGCATCTTCCACCTTCCAGTTGGAGTACGACCTTCAAATGAGTTGAGAGACAATGTTAATATCTCACTTAcaacacaaaacccaaatccagaAACTGATGATGATGTGAAAGCACGACCAACTGTTTATCCAAGCGTTTCTTCTTGGAGTGCATTGACTGATGCAGGCTTTGAAGTAGTGAAGGACTTTTATAATAGTGCATTTACTCTATTTAATGGAAAATATGTTGATGTCCCTAAGAAGCAAGGAGTTGTCTCTGTTCGTGCAGCATCTATGTTG GAAGCAGAAAGAGATTCACCAAAAAAGTGGAGTCCTATTGTAGAGATACAATACAGAGGAGGGATTTACAGGGGGCGATGCCAAGGGGGTCTTCCTGAAGGAAAG GGCCGTCTGGTTCTTGGAGATGGAAGCATATATGATGGGACGTGGCGCAATGGTAAGAAATCAGGTCTGGGTACATTCTACTTCAGTAATGGGGATGTGTTCCAAGGATCATGGAGGGAAGATGTTATGCATGGCAag GGTTGGTTTTATTTTCACACTGGGGATCGCTGGTTTGCTAACTTTTGGAAGGGAAAGGCCAATGGTGAAGGTCGTTTCTATTCGAAGTCTGGTGATGTCTTTTTTGGCCATTTTCAAGATGGATGGCGGCATGGCCACTTTCTTTGTATTGATGTCGATGGGACAAG GTCTCTTGAGATTTGGGATCAAGGTGTTCTTGTAAGTCGTAAGCAATTGGACTCTGATACTGATgtcaaataa
- the LOC126717833 gene encoding D-amino-acid transaminase, chloroplastic-like, whose translation MENSSSYSDQKSGDSLEAGNGSGFKVHVFSSSSELLEKLHEKWSSVKKQPYPAMYSSTYGGIILDPAMMVIPIDDHMVHRGHGVFDTAIILNGYLYELDAHLDRFLRSASDARISSPFPRSALRSILVQLSAASQCKKGTLRYWLSAGPGDFLLSPAGCPTSAFYAVVIDEDFSQCKEGVKVVTSTVPMKAPQFATMKNVNYLPNVLSQMEAEEKGAFASIWVDEEGYIAEGPNVNVAFINHDKELLLPSFDKILSGCTAKRLLELASKLVEQGRLKDVKNTNLTVEEAKGAAEMMFVGSTLPVLPIISWDEQPIGDGKVGELTMALSDLLWDDMAAGPEVQRIPVPYV comes from the exons ATGGAAAACAGTAGCTCTTATTCTGATCAGAAATCAGGTG ATTCATTGGAGGCTGGAAATGGCAGTGGATTTAAAGTTCATGTGTTCTCATCATCATCTGAG TTGCTTGAAAAGCTGCATGAGAAGTGGAGTTCAGTGAAAAAGCAACCATATCCAGCAATGTATTCCAGCACATATGGAGGAATTATTCTTGATCCAGCCATGATGGTAATTCCAATTGATGATCACATGGTTCATCGAGGTCATGGTGTGTTTGACACAGCTATCATATTAAATGG ATACCTCTATGAGCTGGATGCTCACTTGGACCGTTTCCTCAGATCGGCTTCAGATGCAAGGATTTCATCTCCCTTTCCTCGGTCAGCTCTTCGAAGCATTCTTGTGCAGCTGAGTGCAGCATCTCAGTGCAAGAAAGGAACTCTGAGGTACTGGTTAAGTGCAGGTCCTGGAGATTTCTTGCTTTCACCTGCAGGATGCCCAACATCCGCATTCTATGCTGTAGTCATAGATGAAGACTTTTCTCAGTGCAAAGAAGGGGTGAAAGTGGTGACATCCACTGTCCCCATGAAGGCACCTCAATTTGCAACAATGAAGAATGTAAACTACCTCCCTAATGTCCTTTCACAGATGGAAGCTGAGGAGAAGGGAGCATTTGCTTCTATTTGGGTTGATGAGGAAGGTTATATTGCTGAAGGCCCAAATGTAAATGTTGCTTTTATCAACCATGATAAGGAGCTTCTCTTGCCTTCGTTTGATAAGATCCTCAGTGGGTGCACTGCAAAAAGGCTTCTTGAACTTGCATCCAAGTTGGTCGAGCAGGGACGTCTAAAAGAtgtgaaaaatacaaatttaactGTGGAGGAAGCAAAAGGTGCTGCTGAAATGATGTTTGTAGGAAGCACGCTACCTGTATTGCCAATCATCAGTTGGGATGAACAACCCATTGGAGATG GGAAAGTGGGAGAATTAACAATGGCACTCTCGGATCTGCTTTGGGATGATATGGCAGCTGGACCTGAAGTACAGAGGATACCTGTTCCTTACGTGTAG